ttttaaaataataaactacaataaaattatagtttttatttattttgttgatagtttttttgttataaatagtttattttaatttaaaaaatgattacattttttaaaaaaagctgtcaaataaaaaatataacttaaaagataaaattaacaatgtaattaatttagtttaagaaaGTGTTacttattaaagaataaaattgaaaaaaacaatTGTATACATTAATAGAGTGAGTCCTcgtatatattataataataataataataataataataataataataatttatgataaatttttgtACACTAATAGAGTGAGTCatgataataattatgttatctaattaataaaagatGTAAACTCATTTTTGGTGAATAAACAGATTGCTCGAGCATATCTCTGAAAAGATACAAATCTTGTGTCATTACCAAGTTGAGCAAACCCTGTAATCATGGAAGCCTAGGAAATTAAATCCTTCGTGGAAATCATGGCAAATACAACCGAGGCATGTGCAAGGTGCAATTTGTCTAACTTACAAAACTAACTAATTTACTTGTTAATATTAAGGcgtaaaagatgaaaatgaaccATGTTGCAGACTGCCAAAATATCTTCCTAGCAGCTCTTTGAGGCCATTTTTCGAACTGTTGGTATGCAAAAGAACGGCAttctaaaattcaaaataagtGTGGAAAACAATGAATGTTTGTCAGTATAAACTTATGAAAGCCAATCACGTAATACGTTACGCAAAAAACAATGAAGAGGTTTCTTAACCTCGTTCACCaaataatatagtaaaaaaagaTAATACCTGAATTAATTCCTCCTTTTGCATTCCCCACAAAAATGACGGGTGAATTCAGATTCAAGAAGTCTAATTAGCTGGAGCATGCTAGTGGTGAAAGTTAAAGTTACGAGTTTTGATAAAAGGAAGAGAAATTGCGGGCACAGAACATAATAAGAGGGAATTACAGAGAGAATGGAAAGTGGGAAAGTGTAAGATGGGATAAGAAAACAGAGATGAAGTTGACATTTTGGAGGgttcaatgaaaacaaaaaaaaaagacattacCTGAAGCGAAACAAAGCGGAAGATTTCAAATATGTTGTTTCTTCTGACCCTGTCTCTcccataagaaaaaaaattagaactcGAAGATCACAGTTACTTATAGCACCAAaccctctttctctttctcttcttgcGAGGACGGAAATCAATTCTTGCCAAATGCTATGACAGGGCAGTGTTTGGATTCAAGGGTGAGTTTAGAATAAGCCAGAAGCGcatcatacaaaaaaaaaaaaacccacgTAACTATTGCCAAGTTTTAGAACAGAGACGGTGGCTTCAATTTGTTGTATAGAATGCTCTTTGATGCTGCCGTGTaggaaatattaaaaaatagtaatgaatAAAATAAGTGATGAATAGGAGAATCTCACTCCTTGTTCatgtttgtatatataaattaaaaataaaattaaatcgtaagagaattcataatttttttaattttagatcaATGGTGTCAGAGTTTCTAGAAGCTGGGAGAGACAGGTGACAGTGGGAAAGCAAAACATTGATGACTGCAAGCGATTCCTTTACTTGATGTGGTCCTATAAAATGCAAACACACTCCAATTGAACCTGGACACCATTCtgtacacattttctttctgTGCCCAAACTTCGCAAGCAAACATCACAACACATCCATGGCAACTGCGTAAGTCACTTCTTCATTCTCCATCGCATGAGATCTGTTCATGAATTATGATATGCAACtacttttaatttgaaaacGATTAACTGTTTCTCCTCTTCCTCATTCAGCGGCGTGCAAGAAGCTCGTATTCCCCCGCTAACTTCCGCTTCCGAGCCACCTCCTCTTTTCGACGGAACCACcaggttcttcttcttcttcttcttccgtATTTTTGTgctgattattatatttttttaatatttgttttgaattttgttatAGGTTGTATATCAGTTATATTTGTCCCTATGCGCAGCGTGTTTGGATCGCTCGGAACTACAAGGTCTCTCTCCTTTTCCTCTTTCTGAAATGATCTATTCAGTGTTCACCTTCGTTTTAATTAATCTATTACTGCTATTAtctttgttatttaatttacaaGTGAATACCTTCCTTTGTCCTTTCTCTAAATTGTTATACATAATAAAAGATGAAgatttcaaaaataacaaaatacaaaacACCACCGCCTTCATCTTTCTTAAATCATTGAACAGCAAGAGGACACATTTTATGTAGAGCTAATATTCTGATGTTTCAGATATTACTTTGGCCACTGGGATTGTCTTATGCGATTTTTGGTGCTACTTTAGaggataattttaaatttactctTTAATTCATGGTATTCTGTGAGCCATAGGTCGTTTTCTTTCAAGATTGGTTATTGATTTGGGTTTACTGCATGCAGGGACTACAGGACAAGATCGAACTGGTTCCTATTGATCTTCAAAACAGACCTGCCTGGTATAAGGAGAAAGTCTACCCAGAAAACAAGGTGTTTGTTTAACTTGCTTATTGAATGGGGAAAAATTATTAGTCCATGATGGGGTGTtcaattgtgatttttttttcttatttataggtgCCATCATTGGAGCACAATGGGAAGGTCTTGGGAGAAAGTCTCGATTTGGTCAAATACGTAGATGTCAACTTCGAAGGTCCATCTCTGGTTCCCAGTGTAAGAACTGTATATTCTTTCTCACTTTGCATTTCAATTTATGGTTTAGTGGGAAGTTGTCCTGAGAAGAATTTTTTTCAGGATCCTGCCAAGAAAGAATTTAGTGAGCAGTTGATTTCTTATGTTGATACTTTCACCAAAGAGCTGTATTCTGCATTGAAAGGAGATCCAATACAACAAGCCAGTAAGCACGGTTTTGGGTTTATAAGTAGAGGAAAGTATTGTTTGAGTTCGTATGAAATTAATCTTCAGAATTGGGGATTTTAATCAGGTCCTGCTTTTGATTACTTGGAGAATTCTCTTGGTAAATTTGATGATGGGCCATTTTTTCTTGGTCAATTTAGCTGGGTAAGTTGAAATCAATAGTCTTGAAAATGTTCCTTTTCAATTGACTGAATTATCCATCTGCAATAAATTCTAGAAAAAAAGCATATAATGATGTGATGGAACAaagtattaaattaatcaaGGCTCAAGTGTAAATAAAGTATAAGATAAATTATATGGCCTATGACTACATTCTCCGATATGACCTGTAAATGCTTGTGATGATCAGGTGGATATTGCCTATATTCCATTTGTTGAAAGATTCCAGCTTGTCTTTTTCGAGGTGTTCAAACATGATATAACTGAAGGAAGACCTAAACTTGCAGCGTGGATTGAGGTACACTAGAAACAGTTCTATGTAAATTATTTTCCAGTTCCAAAGAATATGTACAgctttatattctttttatgttAATGGATTGTTTCCTATCATAATCAACAATCTGAGCTTGAACAGAATGGTCCTGATCTTTTCATGCCTTTAACAAGGGAGCCTCAAGACCAACTGAATCAAACTTACTGGTTACAGAAGATATATTCATTTgtgaaaatgtttcttttgcagGAAGTGAACAAGATTAATGCGTATACACAAACAAGAGGTGATCCTAAGGATATTGTTGATTTTTTCACGAAACGGTTTTTGGTACTGTAAACAACCTTCACACTCCTCTAAAGATTGAGTTTTTGGCATAATTGTCGTTGATTTCTGCAATTCTTCCTATTCAATTTGCTACTGTGTTGAACTTCCTAATTTTGTGCCCTGCAGGCTCAACAGTAAAAGCCAGAGAGTCATCATCTAAGATGTAGATTATTCGCAATAAAGTGTTATGTGTGTTTGGGACGCTTCTTTTGTTTGCTAGAGTCGATAATAAGCTGTTATAAGCATTGGTTTGGCTGATAGAGTTGCTGCAAGAAATTAGATTTCAAGATTTAGGTGATGTATATGTAGCAGCTGAGCTGGTGTTTGCGTGGCGCTTTCAATACTAAGTGGCATGGAATTATCCTATGATTATTGTGTTTGGATATGTAATTTCCTAATAAATTAATTGTCTTTTTTATATTCTCCCGATGGTGAATTCTGTCATTATGCAGATTTATTTGAAGTAATATATAAACTTCccatctaaaatataaatataaaaaaagttataaaaaaaacagcACGGTGAACTAACggaaatagtaatattttaagataatagtTTGAAAATTACAATACCTTATTTATACTTACCTCCAAATCTTATTTATGCTCATTTTAAGATAATGGTTTGAAATTTACTTCCAAACCTACTCTTACTTACTtccaaaattcatttaaataaacaataaaaatttatcttcaaatcttttCAAGTTCATTCCATTATTTTTCCTCAAATTTATTCAATTCCAAAATTCacacaaataaacaacaaaaaaattattgtttgagGATGTCAATTGCAAGGATTCAGCTCAGGTTCATATTGGGTAACGAAAAAGATATTTAATGTTCAATTAAGCAACTGAAAAATGCAAAATGCATAAACATGGTCCTTgggcaatatatatatatattaccacAGAGCTGAATAAACTGTACAAGAAGACCAGCATAAAGAAGCAAAGGCAGGAAAATTGTCAAGATAGAAGGCACAGGAATTATGAGTCCAGCAATTtgtcttaaataaaattttggacAAAAGGAAAAAGGTGGAGCAACTATCTTAGCTCCAGACATAATAAATGGAAGCGGTTTTGAGTACAGGACTAGAACAGAATTCCAGAATTATGTTCTATTTTTGGAACTGTACTATGAACTGAAAGAACACCACCAAAGGACAACTGATATTAACATCTATAAACCTATACCTTATAGTTGAGAAGCCCATTAAATAATATACTTGAATATTTCTCCAGATTTTGTTGTATCCACCAAGCATGAGCTGCATATCATAGCCCCCTCCTGGTTCTAGGAGGAGTACCCGGAGCAAGGCGTGAGTTTTGGACTGTGTGTGTATTGGGATCATATTTTTGTGAAGCAAGGTACGACAAAGCCGTTACAACATCAGCTATAACTGGACGCATGTTAGCCTGCTCCTGAACACACATTGCTGCAACAGCAAGGGCTTGGTATAGTCCTCTCGGAGGATATTGACCTTGGAGTGTTGGATCAGCCATTTGAGAAAACTTTCTTCTATCCCTAAACAAGGGTCTAGCCTGCAGTTAAATCAGAATGGTCCATCCAAAGTTATGACTCAAATAATTAAGGAGCAAGGACCAACCCATGTTATGAAATATTCTAATTTCACCACTATGAGATGTGCAAAAGCCAGTTCAATCTGAGATATGCAACTAAAAAGTTTCACAACTTTAAAACAAATATCATCTTGAAGAGACTTTTCCTTCAAGaggacatttttttttatgccaTTCACCCTGGCTACTTTTaagtttaaatgaaaatatacttAAAGATGTTTGACACTCAACCAAAAGCCTTTTCACTCAGCCAACCTTAGGAGATGAGATAACTGTAGGAGTGTCTTACCCATGCAACAAGATTCTGCTCTCCAGCAGATTTTGAATTGTCAATTGCTTTCCTTCCGGTAATTATTTCCAGAAGAACTACACCAAAGCTATAAACATCTGATTTCAGAGTCAGTTGACCAGTCATGGCATACTCTGGAGCACAATATCCATAAGTCCCCATAACTCTTGTTGATACATGTGTGTTCTCCCCAACTGGGCCAAGCTTAGCCAAACCAAAATCAGATAACTTTGGGTGATACCCTTCACCAAGCAAAATGTTAGAGCACTTTAAATCACGGTAGATGACAGGAGGATTAGCTTTGTCGTGTAGATATTCCAATCCCTTGGCTGCACCAGCAGCTATTCTCATTCGTGTATTCCACTCTAGTCGTTTCTTGCCAAGAGGAATGTCTGCAAATCAAACATATATGATCACTAACAACATGAAGATGATATTCAATTTACCGAAATGGGGAAAAACTTGCGTAGTTGGAATACAAATACCATGCAAGTGGTCTTCCAGGGATCCTAACGGCATATATTCATAAACTAGAAGCCTTTGATCTCCATCAGCACAATAACCAATAAGGTTGACAAGGTTTGGATGATGAAGTAGACTTAACATCAGCACTTCAACAAGGAATTCCCTATTTCCTTGGAGCCCATTTCGGTCAAGTTGCTTAATGGCAACAACCTATATTGAACACAATAAAGGATGAAGCTTGTTAGAAACTGCTACACAAAATGTATGCAGAGTTTCATGTCAGCAAAACTTAATCTATTGTTCTGGCTGTCAGAAGATATATCTGTGCAGATGAAGAACATTGACATAGGGAAGAATCACTCGAATTCTCAGCAACTGTCTcctatttttcataaacaaatAGAAAAGAGATTCACCTGATTAATACTTTCCAGACGTCCTTTGTACACTCTACCAAAGCCTCCCTCTCCCAGAAGACACTCAGCTCTAAAATTTCTAGTTGCAGTTGCCAACTCGCGGAATGAGAATGTCTGTGCTGCAATGTGATCAGGGTTCCCATTTTTAGATGTATCTTTTGAATTTGTGGATGTATTTCTCTTCAACTTTCCTGCATTCAAGtgacaagaaaaatatttaagggCAGAAGCACAAGCTACAGCAGGGTTATATTTGACTTCAAAATACCATCACATGTTAATGCAATCTCATGGAATCACAAACTGATTCTGCATGCATTACGCATCATTTTGAATTTACCATCAACATTACAAATTCAAACTTGCTATATATACTTTGTAACTGATGAAATCACCAGACTCAAAGAAAACAAGTCTAGTATTGTTCAGAAAACTAACAAGATAATTTCAGGTACATGGAATATTATAGACTGAAACTTGGTGCAGTAGCACACACCATCAAGAAAATGTATCCAAGACAGTAAGAAAAAAACATTCTTAAACGACTCAACACAGAGATCAAAATGATAACTCATTCTACAAATCCAAATCACACTAGCACTGAAGGCTTTGGTTAGGATATATATAACTGAAAACAACGTATTTCTAGATCGTACGTTTGCAGCTTCCACCCCTCCTACTCTCAAAATCATTCGTTTTgctattaaataaaaagattgcAATCATTGACCACGTCAAATCCCAGCTACCTATACTCATAAACTCTAAACACCAAGAACAGCAATCGGGTGTACCAAACACATAAAACGccctcaaattttatttcttgataACCCCAAGTAAAACAAGAGACAAATTTGTGCAAGAAACAAGTGTCTAGCCCCAGAAACTACCTTAATTAAGTGAAAGAACAATTGTCTCCAACAGGGTCTCACTATCATACTTCAATTTTCTCCCTCTTTTCCAATATAGAAAGAAAAGTACCTGGTGTGGCTTTGATCTGACCAACGAGACTGTCCTGAACTTCCATCTTATCAATCTTGTTCTTAGTGCCTGAATATCCAGAACAGGGAATCCAACCCATGTTTGTTTCTCCTTCAATGAACGCAGCACCGTGatcagaaagaaaatgaaacggCAAATAACTCTCTCTggacccgacccgacccgacgACACGGTTCTTGGGCAGCCAACTGCAacaaaaacaacttagaaaACAGCCTttgttctttctctctctatgttTACTTTTATCATGTGTCTGTGTCTTGTGTtctatatttttctgtttttatatttccCTAGTGTTTTAGGTTGAGttcattaatttattcattGCCTTCTCTTTTGGTCGGAAAAACACCATGATTGGTTCAAATGCGCCTCACTGGATCACCTCCAAAATCAACTCCAAAACCaatctcataaaaaaattatatatgtttccCCTTTTTGtctaaacataaaataattgcTTTGATATTAAGTTAATTTCTGTCATGCTTGGCACTTCTATTTGCCCTCTACACACTGCTTAAGATCTACAATAAGAATCTATAAAATTAGATGCTTTGTGCTTTTGTTGGAACAATTTCCTACTTGCcattttaatgaaaaagcaaTAAGGTTCATTTAATTTCAACATGTGATGCAATTTAACTCTAACtgaatgataaagaaaatataagattagcttggtaaaaattaaaatgaaaatggaaaagtTATGAATTCAATTcttctattaatatttaaaagataaatcatttaaaaggaaaaaaaaatatagattcaACTCCTTTACTAAAAAAACTATCATCAGACatttaaggataaaaaaaaatctgaatgATAAAAATTTGGCCGCCCTCACAGTTCAACTTTAGGCACACAAATGAACAAGGGCTAACAGCTGTAGACCTTAATTAAAGACATTcctataattattacaaaatggggttcatgttttctttcattctaTCCCTTTTGGTCAATAATGGAAGTAATTCATTGGAGGGAAACAAGATTTTGTTTTACCAAATgcccttttttttccttttcaaaaccATATTCAAGAGGAAAATTAAGAGACTAGGCCAAGCTTGGATTCTTCTTTTTGTCCTCTCACATTACTTTGCTTCATAATTCTCATTATTTCTATGccaatcattttatttttctacctTTATTCTTCTTGTTTTACATTCATTCCATTCACGGAAAAAGGAGTGTAAGATAGTTACTGCCACATTTAATTCCcttaagaaaataatgaaaatatttcaGTATGGATAGAGACTTTGCTTCTTAAAAAATCTATTACTCGGAGACAGCTGGTAGTAAACCCTCTCTACCAAAGTGCCATCTGTTTTTGCAATGCAAtcatatatatagatatataactAAAACAGAAATgaattatactaaaaaaaataacaaaaaaaatcaccattatttatttctaaacgTTTCTAGTTAATTATATATCTTGTATTTCTTGGACGACTTATATAAATAGCTCTAGGAATATATGTTTTGACAAATTTCttttgattaataatatatatatttttaattttgtattcttaatatatatatatatatatatatatatatatatatatatatatatatatatatatatatatatattaaaaacacatCTAAGTATAAGTTACTGTTTTGcacttcaatttttattttctttggtgGATCATGGTTGTGGCAATTGCCATTTTAGTTCTAAATTATAGCTATATTAATTGAGATGGGGACAATGGGTTTTCTAAGATGGAAATAGTTAGTTTCTTACGAGTAAGAACATTaatatgagcttcaaaacaaacaTGCTTATCACATAATAACTATGAGAaacacttcttcttttttttttttttatgaaaatgcATCAAAAGCTTATCATTCAAGATATCagatatataatatcatatgtCAAAATGTTGTTGAACATTTCGGGTCAagatgaattatttttatccaaCAATGTCAATTAATTGGGTGAATCTagttttatacaaataaaactaaactaaGATATGTTTATAAAGTTTTGAAAGTATActtgttttctatttatcaACTTTGTAATTAATTAGTACTATCATCCAtatgatttataaataaaaagatcatTCCTTTTTACTAATAAGCAAAAATTCTCACTTAACATAAATATGTCACTAATATTTCTTTCTATATAGTTAATGAGAAACATATATTTGTTTCCTACATATAATTTTTGCAATCAGTATAATCATTCATGTTCTTTATAAGCAAAAGTCACTTCTTAATTTTCTGCATAAACAAAAAGTTTTTCTTAACTTAACATGTCACTATTATTATGAATACTTTTGACATTTTATAGTAGTCCTTTtgttaatatgataataatcaCTGTATCTTCTATTAAGAAATGTTATTGGGTGATTATGTTGTTATAACTCTCAATTTACGAAATGTTTCAAATCATTGAAAGGGCTAGATGAAAATAACTTTTCTGTTGTGAGGGCAACAAATTGAACTCTCGAAACGTATTAATAATTCATcaatttgtcattttttttttctattttcatgtCTCTTATTTATGGAAGTAATGGTAATTAATCAAAATCATACCAATTCAAagtatttaagtaaaaaaatattaagaccAATTTGGTATATTATACGTCTACACatattaataacaaataattaattgaattcttCAATAATAGAACAATtctaaatatttcataaaacttTAAGCACGTATTTGGATTGAACGTTggaaacaatataaataaaaggtaTTTGATCTTCCAGCATAACATATTAAGTTCCActtgattttctcttttatagttatgaaaaaaaaacatgaataatACATAGGTGCTTATAAATGAGACAATAAACCCCTTTATAGAAAAAGTAAACTTTATCGAttactttttctaaaaaaaatatatatttctaatttggcctcttataaaaatagaatattgcATATTGTATCTACACAACTAATATTTCATAATACTTATGTTGTTAGACATagatataattaattaccactttaatattttatatattcttataaaactttataaatGTATATGTTAGATTATGAACTCAAAATTGTCATTATATGTCTTGAGCATGTTCAAAAAGATTTTGTTCATTGATTACATCTGCAAATAGAACCAAAACAGGTTTTTATTGCATTAATCACAACTAAACATAATAATGATAGCTAATGCTGACAGAATTAAATGACATAGACTCACATTGAAATATGTAGCATAAATATTACAAGAAGGTGACATGCCCATATCTATTTTCAACTGGTCCTTACTTGATCTCAATGAGATCAATATAATAACCTTAATATACAAAAtgtaatttcaaaataataaaccaCATAtctataaaatcaaatatgttCAAAAGATAATGTATGCATACATAAAATCAAACATAGAACACAACATATAAAAGTGACTAACTCCAACTAAACTAAAGATTCCTCAAACTCTAAACTACCCATATGAGCAACATGCTCGACCTTGGACATAAGTCCCTTAGTAAGAGGATCTACTATCATAGAGTTTGTCCCTAAGtattatatgaatatttgtCCACTATGTAACACAACATATAAAAGTGACTAACTCCAACTAAACTAAAGATTACTCAAACTCTAAACTACCCATATGAGCAACATGCTCATGAAAGACCTGGGACATAAGTCCCTTAGTAAGAGGATCTACTATCATGGAGTTTGTCCCTAAGtattatatgaatatttgtCCACTATGTACCCTTTCTTTAACAATCAAGAACTTGATGTCAATATGCTTTGACTTGCTCGAGCTCTTGTTGTTGTTAGAATACAATACGATATTGTCACAATATAACTTAATTCCTTTTATAATGAGCAACCTTGTAACAAAGTTCTTCAACCATATTTCTTGATTTGATGCCTTATAGAATGCTACAAATTTTGGAGTCACAGAAGATGAAGTTGTAAGGGTTTGCTTGACATTGCACAAATAAACTATGAAACTATAACCTAAATTTGTCTTGGCATCCTGCAAAATCTCAATCAGAATACCCAGTAATCTCTAACTGGTTTGACTTCCTGTATGTGAGCATATAATTCTTTGTTCTTTTGAGATACTTCATAACACTTTTAGTTGCTTTCCAATGATCTATTCTTGAATTGATCAAATCTATGTCTAATACACTAACTATTAACTATGTATGCTATATTTGTACGCATACATATTTAAGCATATATCAAAGTCCCTGTAATTGAAGCATAGAATTCATACCACAACCGCTAGCAtagaatgttctagatttttaaaaaaaattaagggatTATGATAGCGGTTTAAGCAAAAACCGCTGCCATAGacccttaaaattaaatatatattttttaaaatctgacGTACTCTATATCAGTTGTTCCTTACATAATTGCTGCCAACCCATATATGCTcttagttataaatataattaattacatcactttaatattttca
This sequence is a window from Vigna angularis cultivar LongXiaoDou No.4 chromosome 2, ASM1680809v1, whole genome shotgun sequence. Protein-coding genes within it:
- the LOC108329013 gene encoding glutathione S-transferase L3 isoform X2, encoding MATAGVQEARIPPLTSASEPPPLFDGTTRLYISYICPYAQRVWIARNYKGLQDKIELVPIDLQNRPAWYKEKVYPENKVPSLEHNGKVLGESLDLVKYVDVNFEGPSLVPSDPAKKEFSEQLISYVDTFTKELYSALKGDPIQQASPAFDYLENSLGKFDDGPFFLGQFSWVDIAYIPFVERFQLVFFEVFKHDITEGRPKLAAWIEEVNKINAYTQTRGSTVKARESSSKM
- the LOC108329013 gene encoding glutathione S-transferase L3 isoform X1; the protein is MATAGVQEARIPPLTSASEPPPLFDGTTRLYISYICPYAQRVWIARNYKGLQDKIELVPIDLQNRPAWYKEKVYPENKVPSLEHNGKVLGESLDLVKYVDVNFEGPSLVPSDPAKKEFSEQLISYVDTFTKELYSALKGDPIQQASPAFDYLENSLGKFDDGPFFLGQFSWVDIAYIPFVERFQLVFFEVFKHDITEGRPKLAAWIEEVNKINAYTQTRGDPKDIVDFFTKRFLAQQ
- the LOC108329659 gene encoding probable serine/threonine-protein kinase PBL7 yields the protein MGWIPCSGYSGTKNKIDKMEVQDSLVGQIKATPGKLKRNTSTNSKDTSKNGNPDHIAAQTFSFRELATATRNFRAECLLGEGGFGRVYKGRLESINQVVAIKQLDRNGLQGNREFLVEVLMLSLLHHPNLVNLIGYCADGDQRLLVYEYMPLGSLEDHLHDIPLGKKRLEWNTRMRIAAGAAKGLEYLHDKANPPVIYRDLKCSNILLGEGYHPKLSDFGLAKLGPVGENTHVSTRVMGTYGYCAPEYAMTGQLTLKSDVYSFGVVLLEIITGRKAIDNSKSAGEQNLVAWARPLFRDRRKFSQMADPTLQGQYPPRGLYQALAVAAMCVQEQANMRPVIADVVTALSYLASQKYDPNTHTVQNSRLAPGTPPRTRRGL